A window of Hyalangium ruber contains these coding sequences:
- a CDS encoding M64 family metallopeptidase: MLSKVITILPGVLCAMLLSATEAAAQCEAPTCTKLINNGPDSGKKVVVVMGDGYTAAEQAAYNTQVNDLVANGVFGNDFFREQHNAFNVYRLNLNSTDSGVSQIEYDENGTSSDPDDDTVISQTSRNTALRYIYSGSWAHCWLQHSSLFGVNLTENLKNTALSDNGLSHADYIIVLLNEPGFGGCNRGPRDIVQTRSSSWQVVAHEAGHGIGGLRDEYSASGKGAYTGAAINTRNCSTVLNRSTVLWNRFISPTTSIPTTLLSGMDSNRTVGMFNGCGTYESGLYRPVNNCRMKGNTPNYCPVCQTLMRQSLYPQLDHDFSKSFPGDFDGDGRTDVLIQNGNDLAIYRSQGSPLQLDRVWTANNLVPSAPSSTYFWTLAAGDKLFVADFNGDGRDDVYVLNTTSWGTRYLGLLRSNGTGLETVIHYAGTLPGYGSIGAADQLFVADFDGDAKDDLYLFTGTSWSIRYMGMLKSSGTALSTVERYDTSIPGWSMGPHDKFYVADFDGDNKSDLYVFNGVDWSYKYLGMIRTTGTTLSDIKLYTTTLASGWNMGANDQHFVGDIDGDNKDDLYVFNGADWGVAYLELTKSTGTALNYVKRYDDDAGTDWATNIPGWTMKTGDKFTVADANKDGKADLFVLNVTDWTPKYLGTLMSSSTALSGSWSSDFINGAASDWGLGTADQIQAVNYEGGAGKADIFIRNAEWFGMVRRSSSGFVLDRGYYHWIYSPLHDSKPWSDTLP, translated from the coding sequence ATGCTGTCCAAAGTCATCACCATCCTTCCAGGAGTGCTCTGCGCCATGCTCCTGTCCGCCACCGAGGCGGCGGCGCAGTGCGAGGCACCCACCTGCACCAAGCTGATCAACAACGGGCCGGACTCAGGGAAGAAGGTCGTCGTCGTCATGGGCGACGGCTACACGGCCGCTGAGCAGGCCGCCTACAACACGCAGGTCAACGACCTGGTGGCCAACGGCGTCTTCGGCAACGACTTCTTCCGAGAGCAGCACAACGCCTTCAACGTCTACCGCCTCAACCTGAACTCGACGGACTCGGGCGTCAGCCAGATCGAATACGACGAGAACGGCACCAGCAGCGACCCGGATGATGACACCGTCATCAGCCAGACGAGCCGGAACACGGCGCTGCGCTACATCTACTCTGGCTCCTGGGCGCACTGCTGGCTGCAGCACTCCTCGCTCTTCGGCGTGAACCTGACGGAGAACCTGAAGAACACCGCGCTGAGCGACAACGGCCTGTCCCACGCGGACTACATCATCGTCCTGCTCAACGAGCCGGGCTTTGGCGGCTGCAACCGGGGCCCTCGCGACATCGTCCAGACGCGCTCCTCTTCCTGGCAGGTGGTCGCTCACGAGGCGGGCCACGGCATTGGCGGGCTGAGGGACGAGTACTCGGCCTCCGGCAAGGGCGCGTACACGGGCGCGGCGATCAACACCCGCAACTGCTCGACCGTCCTGAACCGCAGCACCGTGCTGTGGAACCGCTTCATCAGCCCCACCACGTCGATCCCCACCACGCTCCTGTCCGGCATGGACAGCAACCGCACCGTGGGCATGTTCAACGGGTGTGGGACCTATGAGTCGGGCCTCTACCGCCCCGTGAACAACTGCCGGATGAAGGGCAACACCCCCAACTACTGCCCCGTGTGCCAGACGCTCATGCGCCAGTCGCTCTATCCCCAGCTCGACCATGACTTCAGCAAGAGCTTCCCGGGTGACTTCGACGGGGACGGGCGGACTGACGTGCTCATCCAGAACGGGAACGACCTGGCCATCTACCGCTCGCAGGGCAGCCCGCTCCAGCTGGACCGGGTCTGGACCGCGAACAACCTGGTGCCCTCGGCGCCGAGCAGCACCTACTTCTGGACGCTGGCGGCCGGCGACAAGCTCTTCGTGGCGGACTTCAACGGTGACGGCCGGGACGACGTCTACGTGCTCAACACCACGAGCTGGGGCACCCGCTACCTGGGCCTGCTGCGCTCGAACGGCACGGGCCTGGAGACCGTCATCCACTACGCCGGCACCCTGCCGGGCTACGGCTCCATCGGCGCGGCGGATCAGCTCTTCGTGGCCGACTTCGACGGTGACGCCAAGGATGACCTCTACCTGTTCACGGGTACCAGCTGGAGCATCCGGTACATGGGCATGCTCAAGTCGAGCGGCACCGCGCTCTCCACGGTGGAGCGCTACGACACCAGCATCCCGGGCTGGAGCATGGGCCCCCATGACAAGTTCTACGTGGCCGACTTCGACGGCGACAACAAGTCGGACCTCTACGTCTTCAACGGCGTGGACTGGAGCTACAAGTACCTGGGGATGATCCGCACCACGGGCACGACCCTGTCGGACATCAAGCTCTACACGACGACGCTCGCCTCGGGCTGGAACATGGGCGCCAACGACCAGCACTTCGTGGGCGACATCGACGGCGACAACAAGGACGACCTCTACGTCTTCAACGGCGCGGACTGGGGGGTGGCCTACCTGGAGCTGACGAAGTCCACGGGCACGGCCCTGAACTACGTGAAGCGCTACGACGACGACGCGGGCACGGACTGGGCCACCAACATCCCGGGCTGGACGATGAAGACGGGCGACAAGTTCACCGTCGCGGATGCGAACAAGGACGGCAAGGCGGACCTCTTCGTCCTCAACGTCACCGACTGGACCCCGAAGTACCTGGGCACGCTGATGTCGTCGTCCACCGCGCTGAGCGGCAGCTGGTCGTCGGACTTTATCAACGGCGCCGCCTCGGATTGGGGCCTTGGGACAGCCGACCAGATCCAGGCCGTCAACTACGAGGGGGGCGCTGGCAAGGCGGACATCTTCATCCGCAACGCGGAGTGGTTCGGCATGGTTCGGCGCTCGTCGAGCGGCTTCGTCCTGGACCGC
- a CDS encoding Dyp-type peroxidase, with product MVENAQPSVLADRPTVGRSLTFRIAPETDVLGALRRLRDGVSLDCGVIGIGEPVALALGKKIPGLRTFPAMSGPACSVPSTQDALCFLLRGPDRGVVFDLTQHIRELVADAFLLADSNDMFTYREGRDLTRFEDGTENPQGELAVKSALVSGGEHLRGSSFLVVQRWVHDLVRFRQFTQDRREMLIGRRADSNDEIEEAPESAHVKRTAQESFEPPAFMLRRSMPWATATQEGLEFIAQVESFDRFEIMMRRMAGLEDGVVDGLFMFSRPVSGGYYWCPPVAAGRLDLALLGVG from the coding sequence ATGGTCGAGAACGCTCAGCCTTCAGTCCTCGCCGACCGCCCGACGGTCGGCCGCTCGCTCACCTTTCGCATCGCGCCGGAGACGGATGTGCTCGGCGCGCTCCGCCGCCTTCGTGACGGCGTCTCGCTGGACTGCGGCGTCATCGGCATCGGCGAGCCGGTGGCGCTCGCGCTCGGCAAGAAGATCCCCGGGCTGCGCACGTTTCCGGCCATGTCCGGTCCTGCCTGCAGCGTTCCGTCGACGCAGGACGCGCTCTGCTTCCTGCTGCGCGGCCCTGATCGTGGCGTGGTGTTCGACCTCACCCAGCACATTCGCGAGCTCGTCGCCGACGCGTTCCTGCTCGCCGATTCGAACGACATGTTCACCTACCGCGAGGGTCGCGACCTGACGCGCTTCGAGGACGGGACGGAGAACCCCCAGGGAGAACTGGCGGTGAAGTCGGCGCTCGTGTCCGGAGGCGAGCACCTGCGTGGCTCGAGCTTCCTCGTCGTGCAGCGATGGGTGCATGACCTCGTGCGCTTCCGTCAGTTCACCCAGGATCGCCGCGAGATGCTGATCGGCCGGCGTGCCGACTCGAATGATGAGATCGAAGAAGCGCCGGAGTCCGCTCACGTGAAGCGCACGGCGCAGGAGAGCTTCGAGCCACCGGCCTTCATGCTCCGCCGTTCCATGCCGTGGGCGACCGCGACGCAGGAGGGGCTCGAGTTCATCGCCCAGGTCGAGTCGTTCGACCGGTTCGAGATCATGATGCGCCGGATGGCGGGGCTGGAGGACGGGGTCGTGGACGGACTCTTCATGTTCTCGCGGCCCGTGAGCGGCGGCTACTACTGGTGCCCGCCGGTCGCGGCCGGCCGCCTCGACCTGGCGCTCCTCGGCGTTGGATGA